The genomic stretch CGTTGCGGACAGGACTTTCGGGCTGCGGGTTGCGAATGATTTGGGCTTTTTGTGGTTCGAGCTGTTTCTGGTTTGGCGATTCTTCTGGTGGGCCGGACCTTGGTCTAACACAATTTAATCATATTTATTTCAATTGATTTGTTCTCTTAAAACTGTCAATTAAACCCAACATTTATGAATTTTTCATGCAAAGTTAGGACAATGGGGGGTTTTCTAATAGAGGGATGCGGTGGTTTTTCTTGTGTTATGATGTTTTCTTATCCTAAGtggatatttaaaaaaaaaaaaaaaaaatcttaactcATTggtctcttatattttttttagaaaaaatatttacgtgggataaaaaaaaacacgagGAGAATATATACTATGAGAAACCATAGCATCGCAAATGAAAAAGTATGTTTGTGGAGTAACTACAACCATGTGAAAGGAATCTTACTATGGTTGTGCCATTTTGCTctaaacatattaattaaagtaCAATAATTTTCAGGGATCAACTACAACCGATTCGTTACAATGAAAAAAACTCTTaacaaatcagaaaaaaaaaatgatatatatatatatttttgttaggTACaagtattagaaaaaaaaaacaaaaaaaaaaacacaaacacaaacacacagaAAACTGTATTGCAGTATTGTGTGGTGGATGAGTCATCAGTCAATCATGATAACACATTTTCACATCATCATCTGTTATTTGCTCATCTCATAGTGGTTGAGAGACAAGGTGGCCgaaatgaaaaagatgatgGTAAATCAATCGATCGACAAAGGTCCAATCACGGGGCCTTGTTGGAGtaatgtttgttcttttttcttttttttgtttggtttggctTGGTTGGGTAATGtttgtcttatttatttttctccacaATGCATAAATTAGGCCGCTGTTTTGGGGTTTGTTTTGTTGAGACGCGTGATAGGTAGGAGTAAGCACTTAGAATTCAAAATAaagcttaattatttaataattaattagtatgTACATTGGAGTTCAAATttattggtaaaaaaataaaaataataataataataataataaaatatgaccaCACTACTGTCCATAGGCTATGAtctatgatttattttttgaaaaataaaataagacaacTATAGTATTTTATAGGCTTCATTTATGTGGTGACGGGTTCATATATGGATAAGTTACTTATAGAAATATTactatcctttttcttttttttttgacacagATTCGCATAATTAGGGATCTTTGTTTTTATCCGTACTCCCTCCTATTTGGATAGAGATATATGAAAAGAGCTTTCTTGCTCGAGCAAGAGACCTACTTGAGAGAGAGGCCCTTTGCACAGGTAGGGAAGCTCCTCTCTCACTCCCCTATTATTATTCAGTGCTCcatatattttttgaacaaataataataagagaccCGAATTCCTTGTTTTTATATCATTGCTATTGGTTTTGTGGAACCAATGGACCAAAAACACACCCACGATTAGAaacccaaacaaacaaacaaacaaagattgATAAGCATGAGAGTTCTCCCAAGAGATCCTTCAATGGGAGAGGTTCGAGTTGTTTTACTTGCTATCAACATATGTCGCGGTAGAAGTCCTTAACAATGTTATTTTAGTCAGAGTCACATGCAAGTGGTTGTGTTCGCCTTCTTCAACTAGGACTTATCTTTCGAGTGTCAATTAGAGACTTTCATCTCTGAAGTTCACTTACTTTTAAACTTATCCAAATTTGACCTACCTCTAAAGTTTAATTACCACAATGTAAATTGAATTTGCACGTAACCTAATTAGATAGTCCACCTCCACTAACATTAATGGATTCTCATTTCCTCTATGTCCCATCATTGCTCTCCTCACAAGTGAGATCAATCCACTTTAGATAGCCTTGCCCGTTATCCTTGTTTTTTTGTCGTGTTTATCATTTGCccataaaaaaactaataagaaagagaaaaaaaaaaaatcagatatgCTCCAATAGGAGGCCACGTTTCTTCAAGTGGGTGTGTGCGTAAGACCAAATTGAATAAACTGGCCGGTGGAGTGTGTAAAGCTTATGGCAGCCAGACATTTCGGaattataataaatatgataCCAATAATGGATGATCCACCAGAGTTGCCACTAACTCTGCCCAAATTAGgtcctctaattttgtattaatcATCCTTTGGGGCTAGCTAACCACCGTTTTCTAACCTTAGTCCTTTTTGGCCTATGAATAAGTTATCTGGGTCTCCAAATTGATAAGTTACTGAGCCTATATTGTGTGCAGATTGAAGATCTAACCTGGGACTGCCTTTATTTTAAGACATGgattaagaaaaaacaaaatctgtAGAAAAATCCAAGCAACTTATGAAAACAATCCACTGGCATCCACATGTAGCTTTGGTGATGATTAGTGGCAGTTGCTTCTAATCatatgttatatataatatatatgagcATCCAAATTCCTTTTTGCTGCTCCCCTGATCTCCCCAGAAAAGCCTGCTCCAGTAGCGTTCAATTATAAAGATACGGTCAACTGCGCGCAGCACCATTAAGAGGAGCACGATTCACCATCAACATTGATTATTTACATTAATACCCTATAAAATACGACAAGacataaaaaaagaagacaaaaatgcTGGACTGATCAGTCatgtttccatttttcttttccatcatACTCATCTGGCAGAATACTTAACGCATTAGCTATAATACTGCACGAGTCATTGTTTACGGTCAGGATTACAGAGCATCTAGCCCATTTGCTCCTAGATTGAGCTTTATAAAGTCGTTGCGTGTTAGAACAAGCAAAGAATAGAGCTGCGCGAAAGCCATGGATTGTGCTAACGAACAGGCAAGGAATTGAGCTAGTGCGAACGCgcaccttttttttgtttgtttttgcagCCGTTTTCTACACACAAAGAAATAGCACAGAGCCTTGGCCCGACCTATAGGTCCACCAACGTAAAGCGGGGAGTTGAGCCTGAACTAGCGCACCGAAATCACTTTCGTTGAGAGGATGAATTATATTTAACCTTTGGCTTGCAtgctcctttattttttatttttcacttgaAATGTCGATGTCATATTTCATAGCCTATAATAGATTTCACGGATCCAATGATGTATATTGTCACatggtaaatatattattaacGTAATACTATAAGTTCTTCTTGTGTTActtcaagaatgatgtagctCTTACAATtaccattgggcttgtgattaatcattatttaattttgatcaaatagtaattataaaaatcacatcattcttagagggacacaaaataaacttttagaattacgCTATATTACTATGCCTTTTAAAAATGTTTAGAATGATGTGACACCAGGTAGAAGGGTACGTGGAAATGTGGAATGCTTACTATTCATTACTCTTTCCAGCATATTACCATTGTTGCTTGTTTTGTGGCCGGGCAAAAGGAAAATTGTGACATAAACGACGCGTGCCCAGTCCGGTATGGGCGTGCAACTTTAGAGCACTGAAAGGGCAGTGACTTTGGGCAATGGAGGCCTAATGGGGGGGTACCCCGAATTGGTTTAAGCAACTTTTTATGGATACATGTATGTGGCATGCATCAACTGTCACTTTTCCTCTAGCACGTTTTCCTTGCTACATTTTCATTGATTCAGAAAAAAAGTTTCTACTGGATAGGCATGACCAATGTTTCCTACTCGATAATGTTtctttaaattcaatttatatGCGAAAGACACCCATGGTGAAGCCCAACCTTTGTTTTGCCTGTGAGGATAATGGGCCTGTTCTAGAAGatagaaaattacattttgagTTTCATAAGAGTCCAATTACTGTTTTAGACAGGCCACTGAGTATAATGGGCCTgcctactcttttttttttttcgaaaaaaatgtgaataacctcaatttttattaaattgtctAAGGTTTAAATTTTACCAACTTACTTTCTAATAAAGTTAGAATTGTTataaaatagattattttgtCTACATagtctcaccaaattttacgAGCCAAAACCGCATTTCTCTACTTTAGTTATCAGTTTTTTTAAAGCATCCTCACCATTTTAAAtattcactttcactattctacttaaatattattttttaaatatatctttattctttctctaaacATCTATAATTTTGAATACTTGACTTATTTTAAcattcatatttaaaaaaaattgtattttcctaattgtcgtatttttaaaaatttgttttatctTAACAgccatatttttaaatatttgtctTATCTTAAcgattatatttttgaaaatttgtctattattcatattttaaaaaattgtattttcctaATGgtcctattttttaaaattggtttTATCTTGACAGccatatttttgaatatttgtcttatCGTAAcgattatattttaaaaaatttgtctgTTATtaacaatcatatttttaaaattttgtattttcctaactatcaagtttttaaatattttttttcttctaacagtcatatttttgaaaaaagtggCATATGCTCAATATAAATAAGATAATTTCCTCTTCAATTATCATTCACCTCAATAAAAGGGAAGtgggaaaaataattatttattattttggtaagTAAACAGTGCTCAGCATCTCCAcattttagctactcaaaatttaccttttttgtattttagtttctagttttttaatacaaactccaacaaattatttattcaactctctactttctttaaatattatttttttaacactaTTTTTATTGCGAATAAAAAGTAATCCTTGAcactaaaaattaaacaataaaaagtagtcattgagaaataataaaataatcatcTAGTGTGCTCCAGTGAATAGCACAACTGTAGCAAATGTCCCCTTTAACTACTATGAAGCTAAGAGTAATTCTGGagactatctttttatcttttttaaagttgatgtggctttcaaaatcatcattgaatcaaACTTCAAggatgattcatctaaaatttaatagtgattttgaaagccacatcagctttaagaagataaaaagatgattcCTAACATGActctttacaaaaaaaatgataagaaatgTTTGGTGAGTGAACACTAAACAGTACTCACGAGCATCTCTAGCAGATTAATTAAAGGGCTCATAATAGTTACATTTAGTTATTTTGAGCTATTTTTTGTCTCGGGCAATTAGCTCCATGAAATGCTAGGgatcatatttttattctcctaaagctgatataacttttaaaatcaccattaaattttagataaattatacttaaattttaatctaatgatgattttaaaagccacgtcaaCTTTAAATACTGCTTAGTGGTCCCCGAATTGCTCTATTTTTAATTGCTGACGACACTTTTTTCTGAACTGAGATAAGTGGTTGTAGTTAAATGACGTAATAAATTATTCCCAAAGTAGTTGGGCATGTAGCAGGTGAGATTACACGAGCCAAAGTAGTAAACCCCAGCTCCCGGTTCCCgctccttcatcttcttcttccaaccTCTTCAAGCCTCTCTCCAATGGCAGCAATCCACAATCTCGCGGTGATCCTCAAGAACCCGCAAAACGACGCCGAGTTCCTCCTCGTGAAACAGACGCGACCGCCGAGATTCGGCGACGATGAGTACGATTCCTACGTGGATTCCGATCTCTGGGACCTGCCCTCGACGCAGCTGAACCTTCTGGAGGCAGAGTCTGAGTCCCAGATTGTTGTGGAAGGCGCAGAACGGTGTTCTGAGAAGATCAATTTGGGGAAATTCGATATCAGTTGTGCTCTCCAGCGGGTATCTTTTGTATTTGCGATGCGTTTTGGATATGGGTTGCATTGCATTCTATGGTATTGCTGAAATGGGGTTTGAAAGTTGATGGTTTTGTAGGTTTTGGATCAAGTTGGGCTTGTGGGCACTGGTGGGGGAGAGTGGAAGTTCTGGAAGTATGTGGAGGAAGTTGAGTTTGGACCGGGTTTGCCGGTTCATACTGTGTTCATTACGGGACAATTGGTGGCTGGGGATCAAAATCTACAAGGTTTTCTTATGTCTGTTTTGATAAATTTATTGAATTGGTAAtcttttttgttacttttatagGGTTGCTATGCTGAATATTAATATCTTTCTTGGGTCTTGCTTTTAAACACATTGAAAACCCATTGTTTTAAATTAGTGCTTGTGCACTTGAGCTCTTAGTGCTTCTTACGTGTGCTTTGATAAATTTGTTGAATTGGTAAGATGTGGTATGTTTATAAATTTGTAGACTTCAAATGAGAAAAGGGTATTGCTTTCCTGACAAAAATCGTATTGTTTACCTAGAGAGGAGTTAAGttagtttatattttagtgGTCACGGCCTCAGCATTTCTGATAAATTATTTCCCTTCTTCCTTGGTGTGGATGTTTGGATCTCATTTAAGCATTTTGCAACTTGTATTGCTCATACTATACCTTGTATAGGATATGGAACTGATATTGAATATACATAACCAGAGCAGTGCAAGTGGATGTCAGTCCAAACATGTCTAAGCTGGCTTCTGGAAGTGAAACCAGGTAGTGATCGTGTGGGACCTCTAGCAGTTGTTGGTCTTATAAATGACTCAATGCAACCGGCAGATCAAAAACTCCCACCCATCTTACCACATCAGGTTTGCCTTCTTTTCGATTTAGTTTCATTCCTAGATGGAGCAAGCATATGGCATTTAGCAGCAGCAAAAGACGTGCTGTCACATAAGTAGGTATTATTAAGTTCAGGGATGATCTGGAAGCAGTGATAAGACCTTGTCTTTTGAGGGTCATTAGAATGATTTTGAATTGCCTATAAAGttgtttttttccctaatttttttaagcagAGAatgtaaaaatgaaaattcagtGCTTAGACATGTGCTTCTGTTTTTGCCTAATCTAATCCTGCCTTTAAACTCTGATGGTAATTGTGAAGAAACAGATTCTGAATCAGATGCACACCATGTTAAAATACTGATTCTGTAATCATTTTTTAACATTTAGACTGCCATTCAAGGGGATTTTTCTGTATAGTTGCTTCAATGCATCATTCCAATTTAGCTTTTTTGTACTCATCCTCTTTTTCAGGAGTACCCTCCTGGTGTTAAAATTGTACCTATGGGAAGTAGGACAGCAAAGCCTTTTGGTACAACAAACTTGGTTGTATTTGCACCTGAAAATGTTTCAAATGAAAGTgagaaaaatagttttgttGCTTATGGGGATGCATTGATAGTGGATCCAGGATGTCGGTCTGAATTCCATGAAGAGGTAtgatttatcattttgttatgCTGAGACAGTGCTCTGCCTTGTGACAGATGCTTTTGAGCATTTTAATGTTCTTGACATTCACATTCTCAAATATTATCTGCTAGTTCAGTGAACTTTAATGTTTGAAATGGCAACTCCACTTCCGGTTTAAACATGGTTAGTGATTGGTTACAACTTTGTTTTAAAGATCACTGCTCAGAATAAAACTGGGCCTGTTCAATACTTGTGAAGCACCTGCTTGTACACATTTATACAGTAAAACTAAGAAGGAGAGGAACatacttttcttacttttaaacttataaaaagtaaaaaagtaaactCGAGGCTAGTACCTATCGTTTTCCATTTAATAGGAAACCAAGAATGCtgttttctttctcattttgctTTGGGAGAGATCCACCATTTTCCCTGTCCTTGGAGGCTATCTTTGCTCTCTTTCTTGAGTGATGGTGCTCTTTTTTGAATTTCGAGCTCTGAAGAATAGGAGTGGCTGTTTGGTAAGTGGTCCCACCTTTGAGCCAAAATCGCAGCTCTCTGTCTGGCACACTTTTGATGTGTCCCCTTGAAAATGGAAATACAGAGCATCAAAGAAAAGGAGTGGCTTTTTGATAAGTTGTCCCACCTCTGGGCCAAAATTGCAGCTCTCTGTCTGGCACATTTTTTATGTATGGAAATGCCTAAGAAAATGATGGGTCTCTGATAAATTCTGCCTATATTTGATCCAATACAGCTCTTCTTGTTGGGCTGCCAATAAGCTTGTTCCTTTCTAGAGCTCCATCCTATAGAGCATTCTTTTTAATATGAATATGATCCATTTGTTTGATGGGATCATTAGCCCATTCTGATAATTAGAATATCCTTTCCTCGTCTCTATGGAGAGAATACATTTCCTCTTTCAACCGGTAGACATTTTGTGTATGGAAATCAGTGATGTTACAGCACAACTCTGTTTGATGTTGCCTAAGGCTCTTTTTTTGTGGATTTGAGGCCATTGAGgtggttttgggctcacttcCGCTGGATGCCATCTGGTTTCATGCTCAACCTTTTGGGATTCTTGGGACCTCCAATGGCAAGACCGCGTTACCCATCAACAGAATCTTTTTGTCCTATTCCAGAGGTCATGTGGCTTTCCCTGGAGTTGTTTAACGATCCTTCTGCATAGTTTGATTGGCTTGTAATCATAAACTTGGGCTTTGGGACTCTCCTGTGAAGGATCCTATGTAAGCATCTCAACTATCAAGGCTGTGAGCTATAAGAGATCAGGAATCAACTCCTTTGTCTCAACTATCTCCTGTGAATgcttgtcttttcatttttagttttatacaACATAATCAAGGATCTAACTTAACAAAAATGCTGGTTCTCTGGTTATTTACTCAAACCTTTTAATATGGATAATCATTTTATTGCATGCAGTATTGATGATGTATGGAATTGATTAATTCACATTTATTGcctttaatttatattcatCAGTCCAGCATTCTtagaaatacatatataaaaaaaaattcagtagTCTTGGAGATGTGTTTTGTACTTGCCTATGGAATGATATACATTCACCCCTAGTACATATAGTGCTTAAATTAGagttattttgatttttctatgaGTTTTTGTCGAACTTgataaaattgtcatttaaatGCTCAGCTCCAAAAAATAGTTGCTGCTTTGCCACGAAAGTTGGTTGTATTTGTTACCCATCACCATCGGGATCATGTAGATGGTAAGTTTTTATAACAAGTAACTTACCTGATTGTAAAAGTCAAGTTTGTTGTTTAATTCTTGTAGTTGTCTGAATTGGATGTTTTTGTATGTCATTACAATAGTAGATCACACATAAATAAGAAGATAGATCAGGCACATATAAAAGCCGTGAGTAGTTCAGTATGTATAGTGTTGAAATCGGGAAACGACGAGCAGAATTTGTTTCATAATAGCTAACATATAAAATGCTAGAAATATGataaagaataaaacttacaattgGTAAATCACtagttattccaaaagtttactctaatgaaaatagttaattaatattttaacagttttcctcacgtgtgggctcaagcCCCCGAGGTGAATTTCGCAGACAAGGTTTGAACTTAGGACTTTTGCTTTGGTATCATATTAACTTACCAGTTAtccaaaaagtttaagctaatatgaactagtaaatttaattatttaattaatattctaacaataattCCAATCTTGCTAATCTATGAAGGTGTGGATCAGAAGtagttaatatttattttgttagggGTAGGGGTTGGTCCAATGGGTTGGCAGGTGAAGATACACTTAATAATTGGGCATAGGAAAACGAGAAAATGGGTTATGAGTTGTATTTATCGatcaaaagaaatgaaagaaataatctTTCCCTTGATCACTTACCCTatccaaaagacaaaaatgatcaCTTATAGTCACTTCCATTCCATAAACATTCTTCTTTCCCTCTGGTGCTCTCTCATTGAGACTATTGCTCACAAccaatttacaattttattgatcttttttcttttttcttgttaggtgtttctcttatataattCCTATGTATTTGGGTTGTGCCCTTTGGCTTTTCAATATaattcgattacttataaataaaatttctcacAACCAATTTACTTTAGCTGGGCACCTGCATTCTGAAGTTCTGATTAATGTACTTTATTTCAACTAGGTGTATAGTGGCTGTTAATTCTCTGTTTTATGGCTTGTTTCAGGTCTTTCAATTGTCCAAAAGTCCAATCCTGATGCTACTTTATTAGCACATGAAAATACAATGCGGCGCATTGGAAAAGGTTATGACTGTTGAGCTCATGGTTGAGATGAGATTACTGATTGATCAAGATATAATGTTAATTCTTGATGCAGGGGGGTGTGGGGGTGGGGCCTggactaataaaataatattgtaaACAAGCCATGAATCTCTATGCTCAATTATGTAAACAAGAAAATCTTCTTAGGATATTACACAAAAGTCAAAATGAGAAGTTTAACTATGAAATGAGAAGCTTAACTATGAAAGAAAGGTTCCTGTAAAATTTTGGCTTGTTAGTAATGCAAGTAGCAAGAAGCTTATGAAAAAGCAAGCTAAAAAACCAACAGTATATATTATTGTATAGTCTATATTCGATATGGGCGTGATTGGGATCTTGCTAGGCTACGTTACTAGTTATTAAGTCTTACttaagtgtttcttcatgatAGTATGTtgctgattttgttttatttgcgATTTCTTAAGTTTTTGATGTTGAGGGTATTtcataaatttgagaatttctGGACATGAGCTGTATTGTGGCCCATGGGTCTTATTTTGGGTTGTGTGATTTGTTCCTTTAATGTGGTAATTACTGGTTTACGACTTTGTTCATCTACTACTATGAACTCTATCCCCTATTAGAATTTAGATTTATTAGATGTCTATAGATATTGATGAAACTAGTTTAATTCAAGAAAGAATAAGTTTTGGAGCATATTTTCTGAAGCTACAGAGCTTTCTTTTGAGGGTCGAGTGATGTGAGTTTAAACTTGGGCGTGTAGCAAAGGAATCTTGATAGAGTGCCTAccaatttatcttctttttattattattatttttatttaaaaatttatttaattttttttttttatcagtctTAAACCCTTGACCCCAAATGTTGGTTTACAGTGGAGACTCTTGACCCCGAATGTTGGTTTACAGTGGAGACTCTTGTGTCATACAATGAATGTGTAGTTCACTTTTGTGGATGGTCAGTACGAAAAAAGAATGCTTATTTTGGGGGACAAACCTCTTTATCATTCTTTGGATTATATATTACATAAAGCTCCTCCAATGGAAGAGGAAGGCATCCAGATTGGCATGGACAATGAATTAAACATATTCATCAATGGCCACATTGCTCCTGAAAAACAGAATTTAGGAAAGTGGTTCAGGTAGCTCAGCTGGTTGGAGTATCTTTAGCCTTTAGGGAGCCGAAGATTGACATATGAAAACCAAGTAAATGATTCTTAAGTTGAGAACCTAGTGCTTGTAAGCCTGTTTCCTAGCTCTTGATATCCTTGGACCTTGGTGTTACTATTGCCTCTTACAAAACACTTGACTTAATTAGTAGTGTGATGGTTTGGTTTTATGATTATATATTAAGTAGTATAAAAATGCTATATTTTAACCAACTTAGCCTCCTGTTGAGTTTGGATTACTACCTCAACATATTTATATGGCTTAGAACAATTGCATCTTTGAATGCCAACACAATATTGATGTTTctattaatttttagaaatgtAGATACAATTTGGTATCTTATTACGTTTAGTATAAAATAAATGCTGCAGTCTGTGTTTCCTTCTTGTTAAGGCCCTTGTGTAagcttaatttatttttccctaattataGAAGAAACACCCTAATTCCCTCTAATCCCCACTCAAGGGTTTAAAGCCCAGACCCCCACCCAGAAGAAGTGCCACTTGGCTACAAAGGCTGGCAAATTTTTACTTCATGAAGTCTTGGTTGCCTAGAACTTTTAACTCATTCAACCATTATAATTTAAGATTGATTTCATCAATTATATGAAACGTTAATATGTGTTAGATGATGACAGGTGATTGGTCTCTTGGCTATACCTCAGTTTCTGGGGCAGAAGATATTTGCATTGGTGGTCAGCGACTAAGTGTCATTTTTGCACCGGTATTTCTCatttacacaattttttgtttcaacaaCTACAAATGAAAATTCTCTTTTTGTTGGAAGTTTAAGTATCATTGGGGGTAAGCCAGTACAAACTCACTTGTTCTGTTGTTCATACTCCAGATGTTCTCAGGCTAGTTAGCCTTCCATCTCTATTGATGAagttgattaattttttaatatttcccTGCAtgaaaagtttttaattttctgcGGGGATCCTGTGATACGCTTTTCTCAAATAAACCTAATTGAACTCCTTTTAGTATGAGAAGTCTTGATGTACTTTGGTGCACAACTTCTCAAGTTAAAATGTAGAAGAAATAGGGAGGCACAATTAAGTCCATTTGGGTGgttgtacttatcaaaaaaaaagtccatttgGGTGGTTGTAGAACAGACATCCATATCTTACATTAAGTCTTCCATATTATAATGCACCTTTCAAGTTATTGGTCATAGGTCCTGTAAGTTTGAGATTGTGACTTTAAACATGAAAGACCTTGAGGTTCCCAATAAACATTATCATCCTTGTTTGGTTGCATTGTTCAAAAactgtttttgctttttaaacattgaaaacactttttagACAGTTATCCAAACAAGTTTTCAGGTGTGGTCCCCACAGAAAACGcttcagtttttgtttttgaaaatatttttcaaaacacaaaacactgattaagaaaaaaagaaaaattagacaACTTTCCTCACCTTGATACCATCACCTATATTGTATTATTATACAAGAATAATGAGATGAAGGGCAAAAATTTAAGGAACAGTTGCCTATTAGGTTTGTTTAGTTATATAGTGTGAAAAACTGGCGATCCAATGTCATAGAAGGAGGCTATTATCATATACGACCTGCACTTATATTGTATCTGAATATAAAATGTTCTTCTTAATACAGGGACATACAGATGGCCACATGGCACTGCTTCATGAGAGTACTCAGTCATTGATTGTTGGTGACCATTGTGTTGGGTAAGATTCTGTAGATAACTACCCTCTGCCTCTCATTCTCTAATCTGGCGAGGGTGATAGGTGCTTCACAGTATAGTATTATTGGC from Corylus avellana chromosome ca1, CavTom2PMs-1.0 encodes the following:
- the LOC132177952 gene encoding uncharacterized protein LOC132177952, translated to MAAIHNLAVILKNPQNDAEFLLVKQTRPPRFGDDEYDSYVDSDLWDLPSTQLNLLEAESESQIVVEGAERCSEKINLGKFDISCALQRVLDQVGLVGTGGGEWKFWKYVEEVEFGPGLPVHTVFITGQLVAGDQNLQEQCKWMSVQTCLSWLLEVKPGSDRVGPLAVVGLINDSMQPADQKLPPILPHQEYPPGVKIVPMGSRTAKPFGTTNLVVFAPENVSNESEKNSFVAYGDALIVDPGCRSEFHEELQKIVAALPRKLVVFVTHHHRDHVDGLSIVQKSNPDATLLAHENTMRRIGKGDWSLGYTSVSGAEDICIGGQRLSVIFAPGHTDGHMALLHESTQSLIVGDHCVGQGSALLDVTSGGNMAQYFRTTYKFMELSPHALIPMHGRVNLWPKHMLCGYLKNRRSREASVLKAIENGAETLFDIVAYVYSEVDRRLWIPAASNVRLHVDHLAQDDRLPKAFSIQKFRKTCRLRFFSRWIWAYISCGLQLNYQKVRTSTTFIVGTVASIAVLYLVNRLSSK